From Pelagicoccus albus, the proteins below share one genomic window:
- a CDS encoding acetate/propionate family kinase, giving the protein MKILIANLGSTSFKYRLFDMDGSSSSMIASGGFERVSEYTPCIEKMLEDLVAEGHLASGSEIDAVGFKTVLGKDLSGCVDADEKVLAALEGFKEVAPAHNPAYAEGIRCFERLLPEVRRVALFETAFYQWMTPAAFSYAIPQAWRDLGIRRYGFHGASHKFIAERTAKLFGRYDVADRVRSLYVDGPGEFSAEPFRVLSCHLGGSSSVTGIKNGLAIGTSMGFSPQSGLPQNNRVGDLDSMAVPYACKMLGIEVGEAERQLNKESGLLGLSGVSNDVRDVREAAAGGSEEAKLAIDTLVDSIRHWMGSFYFKMGGAEVISFTAGIGENDVELRSAVCAGLEDLGVHIDQAANEATIRGKEGVISTDDSAVKVVVIPANEELVIAREVYRQVSKD; this is encoded by the coding sequence ATGAAAATCCTAATCGCTAACCTCGGATCGACATCCTTCAAATATCGTCTCTTCGATATGGACGGATCCTCCTCCTCGATGATCGCCAGTGGCGGTTTCGAGCGTGTGTCCGAGTACACGCCATGCATCGAAAAGATGCTGGAGGATCTCGTGGCGGAGGGTCACCTTGCTTCTGGATCCGAAATCGACGCGGTCGGCTTTAAGACCGTGTTGGGCAAGGATCTAAGTGGCTGCGTAGACGCCGACGAAAAGGTGCTCGCTGCGTTGGAGGGCTTCAAGGAAGTCGCTCCTGCTCACAACCCCGCCTATGCGGAAGGCATCCGTTGCTTCGAGCGACTTTTGCCGGAAGTTCGTCGCGTCGCCTTGTTCGAAACCGCTTTCTATCAGTGGATGACTCCTGCGGCCTTTAGTTACGCCATCCCGCAAGCTTGGCGTGATTTGGGGATTCGCCGTTACGGTTTCCACGGGGCGAGCCACAAGTTCATCGCGGAACGTACCGCCAAGCTCTTCGGTCGCTACGATGTAGCGGATCGAGTGCGTAGCTTGTATGTCGATGGTCCAGGCGAGTTCTCCGCAGAGCCATTCCGTGTGCTGTCCTGTCACCTAGGTGGTAGCAGTTCGGTCACCGGTATCAAAAATGGTTTGGCGATCGGTACGAGCATGGGCTTCAGCCCGCAGAGCGGACTTCCTCAAAACAACCGAGTAGGCGATCTAGATTCGATGGCGGTTCCTTACGCTTGCAAGATGCTTGGCATCGAAGTGGGCGAAGCGGAACGCCAATTGAACAAGGAGAGCGGATTGCTTGGATTGTCCGGAGTCAGCAATGACGTGCGCGATGTGCGTGAAGCGGCTGCCGGCGGAAGCGAAGAGGCCAAGTTGGCGATCGATACGCTAGTGGATAGCATCCGTCATTGGATGGGATCCTTTTATTTCAAGATGGGCGGAGCGGAGGTTATCTCCTTCACGGCCGGAATCGGAGAAAACGATGTGGAGCTACGCTCCGCGGTGTGCGCTGGATTGGAAGATCTCGGAGTGCATATCGACCAAGCTGCGAACGAGGCGACTATTCGTGGCAAGGAAGGCGTCATCAGCACCGATGATTCGGCAGTTAAGGTGGTGGTTATCCCAGCGAATGAAGAGCTGGTTATAGCCCGCGAAGTCTACCGTCAAGTATCCAAAGACTAA
- a CDS encoding BMC domain-containing protein, with translation MATQAIGILETKGLIALVQGTDAMLKSANVEVAGPMTGVGSALVSVTIRGDVAAVKSAIETGADSASQFGEVVSAHVIARPHEDTETVIPHSKPAAKRAAAK, from the coding sequence ATGGCAACACAAGCAATCGGAATCCTCGAAACTAAGGGGCTTATCGCTCTCGTGCAAGGCACGGACGCGATGCTCAAATCCGCCAACGTCGAAGTCGCTGGTCCAATGACTGGCGTAGGCAGCGCTCTCGTTAGCGTAACAATCCGCGGCGACGTAGCGGCTGTGAAGTCTGCTATCGAAACCGGTGCGGACTCCGCTAGCCAGTTCGGCGAAGTTGTCAGCGCTCACGTGATCGCTCGTCCACACGAAGACACAGAAACGGTTATTCCTCACTCTAAGCCAGCAGCCAAACGCGCCGCAGCCAAGTAA
- a CDS encoding EutN/CcmL family microcompartment protein, with translation MYLAKVIGSVVSTKKDESMRGRKLLMVRPMLIDPENPSQLKEGANTIIAIDTLGAGEGELVMLAQGSSARQAEGLKQLPVDAAIVGLVDTVNVLGKKTYAAKDS, from the coding sequence ATGTACCTGGCGAAAGTAATAGGTTCGGTCGTTTCGACCAAGAAGGACGAGAGCATGCGCGGCCGCAAGCTGCTCATGGTCCGCCCGATGCTGATCGATCCTGAAAATCCGAGCCAGTTAAAGGAAGGGGCCAATACGATCATCGCGATCGATACGCTCGGAGCGGGAGAGGGCGAGCTAGTCATGCTCGCCCAGGGAAGTTCCGCCCGGCAAGCCGAAGGCCTCAAGCAATTGCCCGTCGACGCCGCAATCGTCGGCCTAGTCGATACGGTCAATGTGCTCGGCAAGAAAACCTACGCAGCAAAAGACAGCTGA
- a CDS encoding aldehyde dehydrogenase, with the protein MSQISEAAIRSVVAEVIAQMGGQAAAPAVVSRPGRHGVFDDAASAAKAARGGFEQLSQKGWAARAKIIDIVKTMCEKNADRWGTIEFEETKIGRLDHKIAKLHGVRGVLGTEYLNPAGMSGDAGITMDEAAPFGVVGGILPVTHSVPTMAGNIVNMVAAGNAVVFNPHPGGAAVAALAVNEFNEAIKAELGITNLICTIEKPSLDSFNELCASPDVNLLCITGGPAVVNAAMKTGKRAICAGPGNPPAVVDDCSALDYDKVARDIIFGGGFDNNLLCIGEKQVFAVGDAYAKTLAAFQRQGALLLNKSQTEAIKKEVFTFRPGDGGCSHPVLNREFVGASPAKLAAIAGLSIDPKVEMLIAETAADDLFVIEEQMMPLLPIVRTSSFDEAVVEAKKSEHGYTHSAMVHTMNVQHMTQMARTMNTTIFVKNGPSVAGLGMGGEGYISYSIATTTGEGITTPRTFTRFRRCTLVDQLNIV; encoded by the coding sequence ATGAGCCAAATAAGCGAAGCAGCGATTCGAAGTGTAGTCGCAGAAGTGATCGCCCAGATGGGAGGCCAAGCGGCCGCCCCTGCAGTTGTCTCTCGCCCAGGACGCCACGGCGTTTTCGACGATGCGGCTTCCGCAGCCAAGGCGGCCCGAGGTGGATTCGAGCAGCTCTCCCAGAAAGGGTGGGCGGCGCGAGCCAAGATTATTGATATCGTCAAGACGATGTGCGAAAAGAACGCAGACCGTTGGGGTACGATCGAATTTGAGGAGACCAAGATCGGTCGACTCGACCACAAGATCGCCAAGTTGCACGGTGTGCGTGGAGTGCTCGGAACCGAGTATCTCAACCCAGCCGGGATGAGCGGTGACGCAGGTATCACCATGGACGAAGCCGCTCCGTTCGGCGTTGTCGGTGGCATCCTGCCAGTGACCCACTCGGTACCAACCATGGCGGGTAATATCGTCAACATGGTGGCTGCCGGAAACGCAGTTGTCTTCAACCCGCACCCAGGTGGCGCGGCGGTAGCGGCTCTCGCCGTTAACGAATTCAACGAAGCGATCAAGGCCGAGCTCGGCATCACAAACTTGATCTGCACCATCGAGAAGCCATCCCTCGATTCCTTCAATGAGCTGTGCGCATCGCCAGATGTGAACCTGCTCTGCATCACAGGTGGCCCAGCGGTTGTGAACGCTGCCATGAAGACCGGCAAGCGCGCCATTTGCGCCGGTCCAGGCAATCCACCTGCAGTGGTCGACGACTGCAGCGCCCTCGATTACGACAAGGTTGCTCGAGACATCATCTTTGGGGGTGGTTTCGACAACAACTTGCTCTGTATCGGTGAGAAGCAGGTCTTCGCAGTAGGCGACGCTTACGCAAAGACTTTGGCCGCTTTCCAACGCCAGGGAGCTCTCTTGCTCAACAAGAGCCAGACTGAAGCGATCAAAAAGGAAGTCTTCACATTCCGTCCAGGCGACGGTGGTTGCTCGCATCCCGTTTTGAATCGCGAATTCGTAGGAGCGTCTCCTGCCAAGCTCGCAGCCATCGCCGGTTTGAGCATCGATCCTAAGGTCGAGATGCTGATCGCGGAAACGGCTGCGGACGACCTCTTCGTAATCGAAGAGCAGATGATGCCGCTCCTTCCGATCGTTCGTACTTCCAGCTTCGATGAAGCGGTAGTCGAGGCTAAGAAGTCGGAACATGGATACACTCACTCTGCCATGGTTCACACCATGAATGTCCAGCACATGACTCAGATGGCTCGCACCATGAACACTACGATCTTCGTCAAGAACGGTCCAAGTGTGGCAGGTCTCGGCATGGGTGGTGAAGGCTACATCAGCTACTCCATCGCGACCACAACCGGTGAAGGCATCACCACGCCACGTACCTTCACACGCTTCCGTCGCTGCACGCTAGTCGATCAGCTAAACATCGTTTAA
- a CDS encoding EutN/CcmL family microcompartment protein, with product MILARIDGHVTSSFCDASLKGQTIVLCTPLDEKGEKAGEPFAALDPLGAGRHATVFITTDGSWTQKLTGCDNSPIRNQVMGLVDVS from the coding sequence ATGATTCTCGCCCGGATAGACGGACACGTGACCTCTAGCTTTTGCGACGCAAGTCTCAAGGGCCAGACCATCGTGCTCTGTACTCCGCTAGACGAAAAAGGCGAAAAGGCAGGGGAGCCGTTTGCCGCTCTCGATCCGTTAGGAGCAGGGCGGCATGCCACGGTTTTCATCACGACCGACGGTTCTTGGACTCAAAAGCTGACTGGGTGCGACAACTCGCCCATTCGCAATCAGGTTATGGGGCTGGTAGACGTATCATGA
- a CDS encoding EutN/CcmL family microcompartment protein: MKMGTVIGTVTFGDLASEFRGGRWLMVSPMGTEELSGRREYGKASTPVVYDRLGAGVGDQILYVEGAEATQPFPHPVPLDAITVALVDTFQFSPPA, translated from the coding sequence ATGAAAATGGGCACGGTTATTGGCACAGTCACTTTCGGCGATCTCGCATCCGAGTTTCGGGGCGGGCGTTGGCTGATGGTGAGCCCTATGGGTACCGAGGAGCTGTCAGGCCGCCGCGAATACGGCAAGGCATCGACTCCGGTTGTTTACGACAGGCTAGGCGCTGGAGTAGGGGATCAGATTCTCTACGTCGAAGGGGCCGAGGCTACGCAGCCATTTCCGCATCCTGTGCCATTGGATGCGATCACCGTCGCGTTAGTCGACACCTTCCAGTTCTCGCCGCCGGCCTAG